ataaatgaatccatGTGAACTGCTTAAAATAGTATCTGGTATcactatgaaaacaaaagaagtatTAAGAATCACAACTCTTAGTATTATCAAGCTATGGATGCTACATCAGTTGTTGTGATAGACGTCAGGAGAAGAAGGCAGTGAGGGCATTTTTGATATTCTCCCAATCTTACCAGTGTTCACATCCATGGAGGGACAAAGGTTCTCTGGTCCTTTAGATTTGAGAGATACTCACCTTTGGGAAGACTCCCTTGAGCCTGCCGGAAGTCATCTGAGGACGTTCAACTGAAAGAGAATACatcagaatttttctttgttggtaaaGATTTCCAAAGTCTAGAGAGACTTCTGTCGCATAAGGGCATTCTGCGGCAGAGGGTTTTCCGTCCACTCATTGATGAGGAGTTATTTGAGTTTTGCTTCTGAATTATGTTCAGTAATGCTTGGTGCATTTATCTGTGGCATCAATTCAGAATTTTCCATCTCATGGTTTATCAAATGGGGCTTAAACCCCGTCACAGTCTTATCTTATTTCATTACATATCTTTTACCTTTTCCCAAATAATTAAATGGAATGGTTAGGGATCTGAACCGTATCCACTCAAAATGTGCAACAACTAAAAATCACTGTACACTTGAAATGGGTGAATCTTATGGTATGTCAATTAAGCTGTTAAATGTGTGATGAACCATGGATGATTTAGTCCAGTGtctctgaaatattttcagtataaaGACACTCCTTTAATGTCAAAAACTTGGCAGATACTCAAGCACTGGATTTTCAGATCTCTTATAGTGATTGTGGGAGGTGGTAGAATCTGGCCTGTTTAGTTGGGGTCTATTAGAGACAGTTTGGACATTCTGACCTTGTCTTATAACTGTGTTTTCAGAGCAGAAGAGCAAGTAAACACATATGTCCCTTTTATATTCCTATATTCCTGAAATGCACAAAGATCTCTAGGCAAGAACTTGTCTTTTTTCACCCTAtgttatctctgctcactgacaAGTGGGAAAGCTCTCTGTGTGTTGGATGAGGGATCACTCTTTCAAACTCACTTCTGAGCTCATCAGGGAGAATCGGGGTTGTTTGGGAATGAGAAGACTATTTGGTTttgataaaatacagaaaaacagcgATCTTTATTACATAGTGTGTTCATCACTCTCACTCCTAAGAAACTTATCCAATACCTACATACTGTTAATAAAACAAACTCTGGAAGTTTTTGGCAGATTCACAGttttaatagtttctttctttttttttttcacttgtaacATTTACTTAACTGTCTTTTGATTCAATAACAGTGCTTAGGAAGAGCAACatgtcctttaaaaaagaaatatttcaaacacacagaaaagtatGGGGAATAATACTGAGTCCAGTCAGATCTCAACATCACCCCACAGCTATgttatgtcttatttatttattcagaatatTAGAAATACtacaaacaggctgggcatggtagctcacacttataatcccaccactttgggaggctgaggcaggtgaatcacctgaggtcaggaagtttgagatcagcctggccaacatggtgaaaccccgtctctaccaaaaatacaaaaattagctgggtgtgggggcgggtgcctgtaatccaagctactcaggaggctgaggcaggagagtcacttgaacccagcagatgaaagttgcagtgagctgagattgccttattgcactccagcctgggtgacaagagcgaaactccatctcaaaaacaaaaacaaacaaaacacactatCAACAAGTCATGGCTGAAGTTGTCTGTGCAGCACTCACCAaaccctgccctccctcctccacTTACAGCCAGTCACCTTAATTTGATGACTTTTTATTCACATTCATGTTTGTATACATTTACCATTTACTTgtccataaaaatatatattcttgttttgcatgttttaaaattttatatgaatggCCTCTGTAGttaactttttgctttttgttgccgggcgcggtggctcaagcctgtaatcccagcactttgggaggccgagacgggcggatcacgaggtcaggagatcgagaccatcctggcgaacacggtgaaaccccgtctctactaaaaatacaaaaaattagccgggcgaggtggcgggtgcctgtagtcccagctactcgggaggctgaggcaggagaatggcgtaaacccgggaggcggagcttgcagtgagctgagatccggccactgcactccagcctgggagacagcgagactccgtctcaaaaaaaaaaaaaaaaaaaaaaacaaaaaaaaaactttttgcatgctatttttttttttttcactcagcccTGATGTGTATGAGGGAACAAATGCCTGAGGATCTTTCCCAGGTAGCTGAACTGAAAAGCAGTTGGGCTTCAGGAGACCCTTTCCAGCCCCTTTCCATCTACTCACCCTGATTCCCATGGTTAGGGTCATTATCAGAATCATTCCCCTGGAAGTCTGTGGCCCGTTTATTACGCATGAAAGGTGGGAGGGTGACCttgaaacctagaaagaagcaaaATGTTTATTCCTTAAGAGACAAGCTTAggactggcatggtggcttatgtctgtagtaccagcactttggaaggctcaggctggaggattggttgaggccaggcgtttgaggctgcaatgagctatgattgcactactgcactctaggctgggtgacagagtgagactcagactcaaaagaaaaaaaataaaataaaagagggagagagagagacaagccGAGAGaaagtagggtgtgtgtgtgtaaaggagGGTAAGGGGGGGCGCCTGGGATGCCACAGAAACACTTGGACTCATCAGAACAGACGCCTATGCGTGAGAAACGTGCAGGATCCAGGTATGAGCTCCACTGTTGCCAGTCCCTGCCCTCAGCTCTGTCAGGAACACCCAGAAGAACAGAACACCCAGAAGCTGCCTTGCGATTTTTCCCTGCGTAGAAGAAAATGTGGGGTACTTTCTGCAGTCTAAGAAGTAGCCTAGGCAGGAAAAGGGATGCTCATGTGTCCCCAAACTTGTCTGTACCTAGAACTTTCTATTACCTAGTTTACTCATGGCCTCATACTTTCTCTTCTTATACACATAGACGATTTTCTCTGAGACTTTCATCCTTTCCCACTCTTTCTTAGAGAAGTATTTGGCAATATCATCGAaggcctagaaaaaaaaaaaagaaattctggcgTGACTCAGCTAGGGATGTCTGCCATTCAGCTGGAGCCGCTTCCTGTGTGCTGGATCTGGGAAGTGGGGATGATAATCCGTCCTGGTTGATGCCATGGCTAACTGAGACAACATCGGGGACCTACCCTAGCTTCTCCCCTGCCACACAGTAGGGCTTTAATGCTGCTGGCTGGCTCTCTTCTCACCTTCCAGAATGGACTGACAGTCACCAAATGTAGTGCATGGTCACAGACTTGTCTCCAGGGATGCTAGGTGATGACAGAGTGAGGATGGGAGGCTCTCAAGGGTCCAGATCACACCAAGACCTTGCTCCTTGTCCCCAGTATCTTTGTCCTCCCCTCCTCAGAAACCTAGTCACCCCACACTGTCCCCTGGGCTACTACTCTGCCCGCTCCAGATTACTTTACCTTTTGTATCTTCTCTGGTATTTGAGCCCCAACCCTAGGTCTCCTTGCAAAGGCGTCGTCTCCATTCATGGTACCGGGAGCAGTCTGACCTGTAAGAGAAACAGTCTGAGTGTTTCCAGCTGCAGGACCTTTGGTGAAACCCTGCCAGTCAGTCACCTGGAATCAGGTGCTGCACTTCTCCATCCGGGGCTTATCTGTCCCTGATTGAGGACTTGGGGAGAAGTCAGATGAAAACAGGGAGCCAGGGGTCTGTGGGAGAAATATCGACTGGGGATGACAGGTTTTCTATGGGCAAAGCAGCCTTGAGTCTTTGGGAGGGGATTGGCTAATGTTGTTTCTAGTTTCCCTGGGGCTAGTCTTACCCTGAAAGATACACAGACCCTTGTTGGGGAGGCAGGAATGTGACTATGTAATTCAGTGGGGGACATTCTGACACCCCCACTCAATAAATAAAGGAAGGGAAGTGAGTCCCAGAGATAACATGGTCTCTCTGGTGATGGATCTGATCAGGCAGAGGGATGGGGGGTTCTGTTCTGTTGAAGAGAAATGAGCATCACTACAATGAACATGTTTAGAGGCTATTACTGGGTGATCTGTAAATTATCAGAAGGAAGACAGCCTGAATTTCTGAGACCACAAGAGCCCGCCGTCACTTAGAGAGAATGTGGGGCATTTCAAGATGCAGcaatcagccaggcgcggtggctcactcctgcaatcccagcagttttggaggcctagtcaagcagatcacttgagcctaggaggtcgagacCAGGCTGGGACACACAGCAAAacccccgtgtctacaaaaaatacaaaaaattagctgggggtagtggcacaggcctgtaccattccagcactttgggaggtcaaggtgggtggatcgcttgagcccaggaggttcagaccagcctggccaacataacgaaaccatctgtactaaaaaaccaaaaaaaaaaaaaaaaaaaaaaaaagagcataagctgggtggtgtgcacctgtagtcccaaggcctaggtgagaggatcgcttgagcccaggaggaaatattttagtgagttttttcgttgttgttgttgttttttttttttaaatacagagtctcactctgttgcccaggctggtgtgcagtgacatgatgatggctcactgcaacctccgcctcgtgggttcaagtgatccaccagctgtggcctccagaagtgcagggattacaagcgtgagccactgtgcccagcccaaatttcTTAAGTTACTATAGAGTTCCTAGGAAAAATCTCAAACCTGAAAAAGTTAGAAACTGACAGGAAGGATTTAAGATGGTGGCCTGCCTCATATACACTCCTTATTAAAACTAGATAACAAATGCACCACAGAGGAGGGGAGGAGTAGGAAGAGTGGAAAGAGAAAATCAGCGCATGCTTACTCTGAGTGTGGAAGaatggaaagggagagaaagtcaGAGCAATCCCAGGGAATGCTTTAGGCGGGAAAATCAGAGTCTCCACCCCCACTTTGAGAAGGTTCTGTCCCTGGAGCCTGGACTGATTCAAGCCACATCAGCCTCGCTTGTTCTGCCTATTGTTCTGACTTCTGATTGGCCAGGTGGAGTTCACTAACTGCCCTGATTGGTGCATCATCCGTGGGCAGTGATATTGCTGAATATTGTTTCCTTCTCCAGCCACACTTTGTACGGTAAAGTGGGTGGTCGTCAGGCACCGTCAGGAGATTTTGATCTCTCTGAGGACCATCCCTGGATCTTGGGTTAAACATCTGTATTTTAGTCTGAACTGTgggaagaaaaaaacagtcaTCTGTGATTTTTCTACTTGAAAGACACAATGTTTTCCAAACTAGCACATTTGCAGAACTTTGCTGTATTTAGTCACGGCGTTCATTCTTAAGTGGCTTCTATATCtgttgcaacaacaacaacaacaacaaaaaaaacagtccaAGGCCCTCCAACCTCTGATTACATTTTTGAAAGGGAATCTAAATGTGGTGCGCACAATTACCATCCTTTAGCTGTAGCCCTGGAGAgaggaaaatgtatttacttatgGGATGTGATTGTGGTGTTGGTTACATCTGCCTTggccaatcctcctgcctcgttctcaggactacaggtgtgaaccgtcCCACCCccactaatattttttattttttgatttttcagtagagacattttcgctatgttggccaggctggtctcgacctcctagctcaagtgatcctccgtcTCGGCCTTGGGagtacaggcatacaccaccctgcccatgctttttttttttttttttttttttttaagaaacgtgtttcgctatgttgaccaggatggcgtcaaactcctgggctgaagggatcctcctgcctcagcctcgggacTACAGCCTTGCACCACTCTGCCcacgctattttttttttttttttttttagtagaaaccaggtttcactatgttgttcaggctggcctcaatctcctgggctcaagtgatgcttccACCGTGGCCTCAGGAGTACAGGTGTGCCATTTTGccctgataatttttaattttttaatgatttgatttattttattttattttattttattttattttattttattttattttattttattattttattttggagagacaggcttttgctatgttggtcaggctggtatcgacctcctgggctcaagcaatcctcccacctcagccttggaactacaggcctgagccacccggcccatgctatttttgttgttgttgttgtttttgctagtagaaatggagttccgctatgttggtcaggctggccttgacctcctgggctcaagtaatcctcctgcctcagcctcgggactacaggctcacaccaccctGACCCcactaattttctctctcttttttttttttttttgagacggagtctcgctctgtcacccaggctggagtgcagtggcgcatctcggctcactgcaagctccgcctcccgggttcacgccattctcctgcctcagcctcccgagtaactgggattacaggcaccagccaccacgcccggctaaattttttgtatttgttttagtagagatggggtttcaccgtgttagtcaggatggtctcgatctccgtgAGAgttgacaacgtgctagcagccctcgctcgctGTCGGTACCTCCTCAGCCTCGGTGTCCGCTCTGGCTGTGCTTGAGGAACCCTTCAGCACTTGgatgcactgtgggagcccctgtCTGGGCTGGCAGAGGctggagctggctccctctgcctgttgggaggtgtggagggagaggcgtggCAGGGAACGGGGGCTGCGTGCGGTGCTCACGGGCCAGTGTGAGTTCTGGGTGGACGCAGGCTGGGTGGGCTCTGCACTCTGAGTGGTCGCCCCTGGGCAGTGAAGGGCTTAggacccaggccagcagctgcagagggtccaccgggtcccccagcactgcctgcCCACCTGAGCCGGCTCGAACTGTCACCAGGCTTTAGCCGCCTCCCGGCAGGgtagggctcgggacctgcaaaCCTCCATGCCCGAGCTCCGCCCCCAGTGGGCTCCCACGCTGCCCGAACCTCCCCGACAGGCACCGCCCCCTGCTCCACGGCACCCAGTCCCATcgactgcccaagggctgaggagtgcaggtgccCGGCACAGCACTGGTGGACAGCTCCACTGGCGGCCCTGGCctgggatccactaggtgaagccagctgggctcctgagtcaggtggggacttggagaacttttatgtctcgctgaaggtttgtaaacgcaccaatcagcaccctgtgtatagctcaaggtttgtaaatgcaccaatcagcaccctgtgtctagctcaaggtttgtaaatgtaccaatcggtgctctgtgtctagctaatctagtggggacttggagaacttttctgtctagcactctgtgtctagctaaaggattgtaaacacaccaatcagcactctgtgtctagctaaaggactgtaaatgcacccatcagcactctgtgtctagctaaaggtttgtaaaggcaccaatcagcaccctgtcaaaatggaccaatcagctctctgtaaaatggaccaatcaattCTCTGTacaatggaccaatcagcaggatgtggatgGTGTCAGATAcgagaataaaagcaggctgccgaGCCACTTATGGCAACCCACTGCGGTCCCTTTCCATGCTGTGAAATccttgttcttttgctcttcccaATAActgttgctgctgctcactctttgggtccatgccacctttatgagctgtaacactctttgcgaaggtctgcagcttcactcctgaagccagtgagaccacgaacttaccagaaggaagaaactctggacacacatgaacatctgaaggaacaaactccggacacaccatctttgagaactgtaacactcactgccagGGTCCagggcttcattcttgaagtcagcaagatcaagaacccaccaattccggacacatcCTGacccttgtgatctgcctgcctcagcctcccaaagtgctgggattacagctgtgagccaccatgcctggccaatattctTAGTGCTTCTAGTAGAGAccgttttgctatgttgtccaggctagttactggtctcgaccttctgggctcaagtgatcctcctgcctcagcctggcacgcatgcaccaccctgccttttgttctgtttcccaggctggattcgacctcctgggctcactcaacgatttgaacccaggaagcaaagatTGCAttgacctgagatcacaccactgcactccagcttgggcgacagagcaagactgttaaaaaaaaaaaaaaaaaggaaagaaggaaaagaaagaagaaaggaagaaagaaagaccaGTTGAATCTCCATAAAAACAGCAAGCTTTGTGGTATATTAACTTACCCTCGTCCCATCTCATGCTCCCAGCTTGGTTCTGTTCATTGCTGAAGAAATACAGATAGGATTGGCCAGAACTGGTAGATGACTAGCTGTTGATCATGAAAATGTCAGACCTGATATAGTCCTCCTTGGAAAGGCCCTTTCTGGGGGCTGATACTCCGTGTCGGTGGTGCTGTGGGACGATGACATAGTGCTGACCATTAAGCCAGGCAAACATAGGTCCACATATGGTGGCAATCCACTAGGCTGCCAAGTGGCCATCCCAGCCCTTGAGGTTTTAGAAGAAGAAAACCTtgctgaaaatgcagaaaaaaatgggTATTATCTTGAGAAATGAACCCATGAAGTCACTTTCTGATGTAACTGCCGtaagatgaaaataattattttatttatttatttgagtcagaggttcactctggttgcccaggatggagtgtgatggcgcgatcgtggctcactgcaacgtctgccttctgggttctagcgattcttctgcctcagcctcctgagtagctgggattacaggcacgtgcctctatgcctggctaatttttgtatttttaatagagacggcgttttgtcatgttggccaggctggtctcaaactcctgacctcaggtaatccacccgttTAGGCCTCCCAAaccgttgggattacaggcatgagccactgtgcgcaggaggaaaataattattaaatgctATTGTTATTAAAGAAACCAAAGATTGTGATGCTTGGAAGGTGTGTCTATGACTTCGAGATAATGGACTTTGGGCCAAGCCAACCCATGGTGACATCATCAGGTTTCTCCTCCACTGGTGTTCAAGGAGGATGAGATTCGAGAGTCCAGTGAAATCATTAACAAGACCATCTTGTCGTTCTCAGTGTAGCAGCTGTTTTCAGTGGTCCGTGGGAGTCGGCTGGAGAGAGGTGATCTTGTAAAAGCTCTGCTCTTAATGCGGGCACATTCCACTTCTATGTGTCTtcaaa
This genomic stretch from Chlorocebus sabaeus isolate Y175 chromosome X, mChlSab1.0.hap1, whole genome shotgun sequence harbors:
- the LOC103231920 gene encoding protein SSX3 isoform X3 yields the protein MNGDDAFARRPRVGAQIPEKIQKAFDDIAKYFSKKEWERMKVSEKIVYVYKKRKYEAMSKLGFKVTLPPFMRNKRATDFQGNDSDNDPNHGNQVERPQMTSGRLKGVFPKIMPEKPAEEGNDSKGVPEASGPQNDEKQLCPPGIPSTSEKINKRSGPKRGKHAWTHRLRERKQPVIYEEISDPEEDDE
- the LOC103231920 gene encoding protein SSX3 isoform X1, yielding MNGDDAFARRPRVGAQIPEKIQKHPWRQVCDHALHLVTVSPFWKVRREPASSIKALLCGRGEARAFDDIAKYFSKKEWERMKVSEKIVYVYKKRKYEAMSKLGFKVTLPPFMRNKRATDFQGNDSDNDPNHGNQVERPQMTSGRLKGVFPKIMPEKPAEEGNDSKGVPEASGPQNDEKQLCPPGIPSTSEKINKRSGPKRGKHAWTHRLRERKQPVIYEEISDPEEDDE